The genomic stretch ACAGCAAGCTGCTGATCATCGCCGGCGCGCTGGACGGCTCTTCCGGATTCATCCTCTCGGTCATCATGTCCAAGGCTATGAACCGCTCCTTCACCAACGTGCTTTTCGGAGCCTTCGGGCAGGTGCAGCCGGCCGCCGCGGTCGGGGCGGAAGAGAAGACCGTGCGCAGCGCCACCGCCGAGGAAGCAGCGCAGATTCTGGCCGCCGCCAACAAGGTCGTGATCGTGCCGGGCTACGGCATGGCCGTGGCCCAGGCGCAGCACAAAGTTCGCGAGCTTTACGACGCCCTCACCAAGCGCGGCGTGGACGTAAAGTTCGCCATCCACCCCGTGGCCGGCCGCATGCCCGGACACATGAACGTCCTGCTCGCCGAAGCGGACATCCCCTACGACAAGCTGCTGGATATGGACGAGATCAACTCCGATTTTCCGCAGACCGACGTGGCCCTGGTGATTGGCGCTAACGACGTCACCAATCCCGCGGCGCGCACCGACGCCTCCAGCCCCATCTTCGGCATGCCCATCCTGGACGTGGACAAGGCCCGCACCGTGATGGTCATCAAGCGGAGCATGAGCCCGGGCTTCGCCGGCATTGACAACCCGCTCTACTATCTCGACCGCACTCTGATGCTCTTCGGCGACGCCAAAGCCTTCGTCGGCAGCATCGTCCGCGAACTCGCCGGTGGCAGCTCCCACGGCTAGCGGAAAAACTCTTTTTTCTATCGATTTTGTAGGTGCCGGGCGGAATTCATCCCGACCTGGTCGGGAGCCCGGCTTTTTGTCTTCGATGCTTTGCCCGCCTGCGGGCAGCCGCTTCACCTGTTTTTAAGCCCTTTTTCCACAGCCTCAGCCGGCGGGCAAGAGCAGCTTCTCAGGGTGCGGCGAGGCTGCGCCGCAGCGCCGCGCGCCGCGCCTGCAGCCAGTCGCGCCAGCGCGGCAGCCCCTCCCCGGTCAGCGAGGAAACTTCCAGGATCTCCATCCCCGGATGCACGCGCTGCGCGTTCGCTCGCGCCTGGTGCAGGTCGAAGGGCACGTGGGGCAGTAGATCCACTTTGTTCAGGATCAGCAACTCCGAGCGGAAGAACATCGCCGGATACTTCAGCGGCTTGTCTTCGCCCTCGGCCACGCTCAGCACTACCACCTTGGCCGCTTCGCCCAGGTCGTAATTCGACGGACACACCAGGTTACCCACGTTTTCGATCAGCAGCAGGTCGAGATCCTCGAGATTCCACGCCGCCAGCGCCTTTTCGATCATCCGCGCATCGAGATGGCAGGTGCCGCCGGTGGTGATCTGCTGCACCGGAAATCCTGCGCGCGCCAGGCGCACCGCGTCGTTGTCTGTCTGGATATCGCCGGTCAGCACCGCCACCCGCTCGCCCGGCGCAAACGATTCCAGCGTGCGCTCCAGCAGGCTGGTCTTGCCTGCCCCCGGCGAGCTCACCAGGTTCAGGCACAGAATTCCATGCTCCTGGAAGCGCGCGCGCAGCTCCGCGGCGATGCGATCGTTCTCCTTGAGGATTTTCCCTTCCATGGGCACGAGGTTCATGCGTCCTCCATCTCCAGGTAGGCCAGCTCCAGCTCGTCGCCGCCGGCGAAGCGTGTCTCCACGGAGCCACAAGCCGGACAGGTGATTTCGAAATCGGCCACCGTGAAATTGTGCCGGCAGCGCGGGCACTCGTTGCGCTGCGGGACGCGCTCGATTTCCAGGGCGCAGCGCTCCAGGTCGGTCTCCTTCACCAGCGCTTCGTAGCAGAAGGCGAGCGAGTCGGCGTCCACCCCGGCCAGATCCCCGATGCGCACCACGATCTTGGCCAGGCGCATTCCCGGACGCTTTTCCGCCTCCGTGCGCGCGGCTTCCAGGACCGAGCTGGCAATCGCGAGTTCGTGCATGGCTTCAACAGATGCGCGGCAGTTGATCTCCCGCGAGCATATCCACGATGCGCGTGGTGCCCAGCCGCGAGCGCAGCAGCACCCGCCCGGGCGGCCCGTCCGTCACCGTGCCGATGATTTGCGCCTCGCGCCCCAGCGCGTGCCCGCGCATCGCCTCCAGAATGTTCTCCGCCGCCGCCGCGTCCACGACGGCCACCAGCTTGCCTTCGTTCGCCACGTACAGCGGGTCCAGCCCCAGCATCTCGCAGGCTCCGCGCACCGCGTCGCGCACCGCGATCGTCCGCTCCTCCAGCAGCATCCCCGCGCGCGACTGCGCCGCGATCTCGTTGCACGTGCTGGAAAGCCCGCCGCGCGTCGGGTCGCGCAGGCAGCGGATCGCCGGCGCATACGCCAGCATCGCCGCCACCAGTTTGTGCAGCGGCGCGCTGTCGCTCTCCAGCGCGCCCTCGAACTCGATCCCCTCGCGCTGCGCCAGAATGGCGATGCCGTGGTCTCCGATCGGCCCGCTCAAGATCACCCGGTCGCCCGGCCGCGCCTGGTCCGCGGAAAGCTTCACGCCCTCCGGCACCACTCCGATCCCCGAGGTGTTTACGAACATCCCGTCGCAGCTCCCTTTTTCCACCACTTTCGTGTCGCCCGTCACGATCTCCACGCCCGCGGCCCGCGCCGCTTCCCGGCAGGACCACACCACCCGCCGCAGCGTCTCCAGCGGCAGCCCTTCCTCCAGAATGAAGGCCATGCTCAGGCACAGCGGCTGCGCGCCGCCCATCGCCAGATCGTTCACCGTACCGTTCACCGCCAGCGAGCCGATGTCCCCGCCCGGGAAAAACAGCGGCTTCACCACAAACGAATCGGTGGTGAAGGCCAGGCGCGAGCCGTTCACCCGCACCACCGCCTGATCGTCCATGCGCAGCAAGGTTTCATTTCCAAAGGCGGGCAGAATCAGCTGGCGCAGCAAATCCGCGCTGAGTTTTCCGCCGCTGCCATGGCCCAGCAGGATGCGCTCGCCCGCCGGCAGTGGCAGGGGACAGGAGAATCCGTTCGCCGTGGGACTTTTCTCGGCCATGAGGTCCGCTCAGCTTGCCACCCGGTGCCGCCGGTAATGATAGTAGGCCGCGCAGGCGCCCTCCGCGGAAACCATCGGCGCGCCCAGCGGCTTTTCCGGCGTGCAACGCGTGCCAAATGCCGGGCAGTCGGTCGGCTTGCGGATGCCTTGCAACACCAGCGCGCTGATGCATTCCGCCGGCTCTTCCACGTGCACGTCGGAGATGCCAAAGCGCTTGTCCGCATCGTGCGCCGCAAACTCTGCGCGCAGCCGCAGCCCGCTCTGCGGGATAATGCCGATGCCGCGCCACTTCTGGTCGCCCACCTCGAAGACCCGCTCGACCATCTCCTGCGCCGGCACGTTCCCCGCGCGCGTGACCGACCGCGCGTACTGATTTTCGACCCGGGCCTCGCCCTGCTCCAGTTGCGTCACCAGCAGCAGCGTGGCCTCCAGCAGGTCCACCGGCTCGAACCCGCCCACCACGATGGGTACGCGGAAGTCCCGCGCCAGTTCCTCATACTGCCGGTAGCCCATCACCGTGCACACGTGCCCCGGCGCGATGAAGCCCTGCACGCGGTTACCCGGCGAATTCAGCAGCAAGCGCACCGCCGGCGGCACTAGCACGTGCGACACCAGCATGGAAAAATTCTCCAGCCCTTCGCGCTGCGCCTGCCACACCGTCATAGCGTTGGGCGGCGCCGTCGTCTCGAAACCGATCGCCAGGAACACCACCTGGCGTTCGGGGTTGCCCCGCGCGATCTTCAGCGCCTCCAGCGGTGAATAGACGATGCGCACGTCGCCGCCGGCAGCCTTCACCTGGAACAGGTCGGTCTGCGATCCCGGCACGCGCAGCATGTCTCCGTAAGACACCAGCGTCACCCCGGGCCGCGACGCCAGATCGATGGCCTTGTCGATTGTCTCCAGCGGCGTCACGCACACCGGGCAGCCCGGCCCGTGCACGTACTCCACGCCCTGCGGCAGCAGATCGTCGATGCCGTACTTCATGATCGTGTGCGTCTGCCCGCCGCAGATCTCCATCAGCACCCAGGGCTGCGTCACACGCTCGCGGATGCGCTCCGCCAGGCCCAGCGCGATGCGCTCGTCGCGGTATTCGTCGAGATATTTCATGACGCCCCGCCCGGCGATTCTTCCGGCGGCAGTTCACCTGCGAGCAGGCCCATCTCGTTCAATAGCGCGTAGGTGCGCTCGGCCTCTTCGCGGTCCACCTGGCTGATGGCGAAGCCCACGTGCACCATGACGTAATCCCCGGACTGCGCTTCGGGGACGTAGTCCAGGCACACCGCGCGCACGATGCCGCCAAATTCCACGCGGCCCGCGCGCACACCATTGTCTTCGGAAATAGCGAGGATTTTGCCAGGTATAGCGAGACACATAAGAGCGTGCCCCCTGCCCGGATTCTACACCGCAGACCGGGCCGTGGGGCAGGGAAGTCTTAAGTTATGTCGACCGCTTCGCGGTCGCAGAGTACGTCGTCCGGAGCGAGTACCGATTCGGTACCGGTTCCCCGGGTTATGGGAATCACTGTTGCCCAGCGCGCCAGTTCGTTCCCCGCCGCTTCCACCAGCAGCGGCAGCGCCCGGGCCACCACCGGGGAGAGCTCCGCGCCCAGCCTGGTCGTGGCTGGCTGGATGCCCAGCAACACCACCTCCGGCGGCTCCTCTCCCAGCATGCGCAGCGCCATCAGCAGGTCCGGCAGCGCCATCTCATGCGCGCTGCCGTTGCCCGGCAGGCTGCGCAGTTCCTCGCCAGCCACGCGGATCACCGCTCCCGCCGTGGCGCCCACATCCACGGCATCGAGCACCAGCAGCCGCCGCACACCCAGAAGATACGGCAGCAGCTCCAGCCCCTTCGTACCGCCTTCCAGAAACTCCACCTGCGCGCACCCTCCCAGCTTCGCTTCCAGCTGCTGCTGCGCGCAGACGCCTGCGCCGTCATCGGACTGGATCAGGCTGCCCAGCCCCAGCACCAGCGTGCGGTCGCTGCCTTCTCCTGGAAAACACATCGTCTCGCGCATCATTTCACTTCGTTTTGTCCGAGTTCTTCCAGCTCCGTCTCGGGCATGAATTTGTAGCCGGTGAAGATGCTCTCGATCAGCCCGTTGCGCTCCTCCCAGGAAACCAGAACGGCGCTGTACACATGGTGGATCACGAACGTGAAGAACCCGAACATAACGCAGAAATGCGTGAGGCGCAGGTATTGGATGTCAATCAGCCGCGGTAGCCACCCGATCAGCGCCGTCAGCAGAGGACTGCTCAGCGTCATGCTGTAGAGCGCCAGCCCGGTCAGAATTTCCACGAACATCAGGAAGAACATGAACATATAGGTGACCGCGGCGAGGGCATTGTGGCCGATGACGTGAACCAAGTCCCGGCGCAAGAAGCTGTAGTAGCTCACCATGTGGCCGATACCCTGCCACTGTTTCCTCTTCAGCGGCAGGAACGCGCTCCAGCGCGACCATTTGTTTCCGTGGAGAAACCAGTACATGCGCAGGAGAAACGCGCCAACGAACACAGAGGCCGTTGTCAGGTGGATGAAGCGCATCGTCCCCATCAGATACGCGTTTTCCCCCCGGCTGATGATGAACGGATTGTGCATGTAGTAGCCGGTGAAGGAGAGCACGGCTATGCAAAGCACGGCCACCCAGTGCGAGATGCGCACCGGCAGTTGCCACACATACAGACGCACCGACTTGCGGGTCGGATCCACCGTCCGGGCCTCGGCCCAGGAATGAACGGGGATGAAACTCATGGTCGGCCTCCTTCTTTGCCGGGCCTCTCCGGCCCCCGGCGGGCCTCAGCGGGCCAGAACTTCCGCATAGCGCTTCCCGCGCGCGTCGGTGACGTGCACCGCGCAGGCCAGGCACGGGTCAAAGGAATGGATCGTGCGCAGCAGCTCCACCGGCCGCTCCGGGTCGGCCACCGGCGTCTTCAGCAGCGCCGCCTCGTAGGCTCCGCGCTGCCCCTTGGCGTCGCGCGGCCCCGCGTTCCACGTGCTCGGCACCACGCACTGGTAGTTCTTGATCTTGCGGTCCTCGATCTCCACCCAGTGGCCCAGCGCCCCGCGCGGCGCTTCGTGGAAGCCCCAGCC from Terriglobia bacterium encodes the following:
- the hypE gene encoding hydrogenase expression/formation protein HypE, which encodes MAEKSPTANGFSCPLPLPAGERILLGHGSGGKLSADLLRQLILPAFGNETLLRMDDQAVVRVNGSRLAFTTDSFVVKPLFFPGGDIGSLAVNGTVNDLAMGGAQPLCLSMAFILEEGLPLETLRRVVWSCREAARAAGVEIVTGDTKVVEKGSCDGMFVNTSGIGVVPEGVKLSADQARPGDRVILSGPIGDHGIAILAQREGIEFEGALESDSAPLHKLVAAMLAYAPAIRCLRDPTRGGLSSTCNEIAAQSRAGMLLEERTIAVRDAVRGACEMLGLDPLYVANEGKLVAVVDAAAAENILEAMRGHALGREAQIIGTVTDGPPGRVLLRSRLGTTRIVDMLAGDQLPRIC
- the hypB gene encoding hydrogenase nickel incorporation protein HypB — translated: MNLVPMEGKILKENDRIAAELRARFQEHGILCLNLVSSPGAGKTSLLERTLESFAPGERVAVLTGDIQTDNDAVRLARAGFPVQQITTGGTCHLDARMIEKALAAWNLEDLDLLLIENVGNLVCPSNYDLGEAAKVVVLSVAEGEDKPLKYPAMFFRSELLILNKVDLLPHVPFDLHQARANAQRVHPGMEILEVSSLTGEGLPRWRDWLQARRAALRRSLAAP
- the cybH gene encoding Ni/Fe-hydrogenase, b-type cytochrome subunit, with protein sequence MSFIPVHSWAEARTVDPTRKSVRLYVWQLPVRISHWVAVLCIAVLSFTGYYMHNPFIISRGENAYLMGTMRFIHLTTASVFVGAFLLRMYWFLHGNKWSRWSAFLPLKRKQWQGIGHMVSYYSFLRRDLVHVIGHNALAAVTYMFMFFLMFVEILTGLALYSMTLSSPLLTALIGWLPRLIDIQYLRLTHFCVMFGFFTFVIHHVYSAVLVSWEERNGLIESIFTGYKFMPETELEELGQNEVK
- the hypD gene encoding hydrogenase formation protein HypD gives rise to the protein MKYLDEYRDERIALGLAERIRERVTQPWVLMEICGGQTHTIMKYGIDDLLPQGVEYVHGPGCPVCVTPLETIDKAIDLASRPGVTLVSYGDMLRVPGSQTDLFQVKAAGGDVRIVYSPLEALKIARGNPERQVVFLAIGFETTAPPNAMTVWQAQREGLENFSMLVSHVLVPPAVRLLLNSPGNRVQGFIAPGHVCTVMGYRQYEELARDFRVPIVVGGFEPVDLLEATLLLVTQLEQGEARVENQYARSVTRAGNVPAQEMVERVFEVGDQKWRGIGIIPQSGLRLRAEFAAHDADKRFGISDVHVEEPAECISALVLQGIRKPTDCPAFGTRCTPEKPLGAPMVSAEGACAAYYHYRRHRVAS
- a CDS encoding hydrogenase maturation nickel metallochaperone HypA produces the protein MHELAIASSVLEAARTEAEKRPGMRLAKIVVRIGDLAGVDADSLAFCYEALVKETDLERCALEIERVPQRNECPRCRHNFTVADFEITCPACGSVETRFAGGDELELAYLEMEDA
- a CDS encoding NAD(P)(+) transhydrogenase (Re/Si-specific) subunit beta — protein: MINLPATTHIIEAIYLIASILFILSLKWMISPATARRGIRAGEIGMLLAIGGTLLHHGIVDYKWIAIALVLGTIIGIPLGKVHMTAVPQRTALSHAFGALCVTLVGTAEFYLRSPEVPRFMMSVLSLEVILGALTFTGSLMAAGKLQELLPQRPITYKGQNLVNLSFLAVSIGLAAYLVLHPGAKQFFPFMVGIPLVFGVLMIIPIGGADMPTVISLLNSYAGLSAAAMGFVLNSKLLIIAGALDGSSGFILSVIMSKAMNRSFTNVLFGAFGQVQPAAAVGAEEKTVRSATAEEAAQILAAANKVVIVPGYGMAVAQAQHKVRELYDALTKRGVDVKFAIHPVAGRMPGHMNVLLAEADIPYDKLLDMDEINSDFPQTDVALVIGANDVTNPAARTDASSPIFGMPILDVDKARTVMVIKRSMSPGFAGIDNPLYYLDRTLMLFGDAKAFVGSIVRELAGGSSHG
- a CDS encoding hydrogenase maturation protease, with the translated sequence MCFPGEGSDRTLVLGLGSLIQSDDGAGVCAQQQLEAKLGGCAQVEFLEGGTKGLELLPYLLGVRRLLVLDAVDVGATAGAVIRVAGEELRSLPGNGSAHEMALPDLLMALRMLGEEPPEVVLLGIQPATTRLGAELSPVVARALPLLVEAAGNELARWATVIPITRGTGTESVLAPDDVLCDREAVDIT
- a CDS encoding HypC/HybG/HupF family hydrogenase formation chaperone — its product is MCLAIPGKILAISEDNGVRAGRVEFGGIVRAVCLDYVPEAQSGDYVMVHVGFAISQVDREEAERTYALLNEMGLLAGELPPEESPGGAS